The proteins below come from a single Juglans regia cultivar Chandler chromosome 12, Walnut 2.0, whole genome shotgun sequence genomic window:
- the LOC109005829 gene encoding 60S ribosomal protein L5-like: MAFVKAQKSKAYFKRFQVKFKRRREGKTDYRARIRLINQDKNKYNTPKYRFVVRFTNKDITAQVISASIAGDLVLAAAYSHELPHYGLEVGLTNYAAAYCTGLLLARRVLKMLEMDEEYQGNVEATGEDFSVEPAESRRPFRALLDVGLIRTTTGNRVFGALKGALDGGLDIPHSEKRFAGYGKESKQFDAGVHHKYIYGGHVAAYMRTLMEDEPEKYQSHFSEYIKREIEPDDIEELYKKVHAAIRAEPSLKKVEKQPPKQHKRYNLKKLTYEERKAKLIERLNALNSAEADDDEDDE, encoded by the exons GCCTTTGTCAAAGCTCAAAAATCCAAGGCTTACTTCAAGCGATTTCAAGTCAAGTTTAAGAGAAGGCGAG AGGGGAAGACTGACTACCGGGCCCGGATTCGCTTAATTAATCAGGACAAGAACAAGTATAATACTCCTAAATATCGATTTGTTGTGCGATTT ACCAACAAGGATATTACTGCACAAGTCATCTCCGCTAGTATTGCTGGTGATTTGGTTCTTGCTGCTGCTTATTCACATGAGTTGCCGCATTATGGGCTTGAAGTTGGCCTTACTAACTATGCAGCGG CTTACTGTACCGGACTTCTTTTGGCCCGACGCGTCTTGAAAATGCTTGAAATGGATGAGGAGTATCAAGGCAATGTGGAG gCTACTGGCGAGGATTTCTCAGTTGAGCCCGCAGAGAGCAGAAGGCCGTTCCGTGCTCTCCTTGATGTTGGTCTTATCAGGACAACAACTGGAAACCGTGTTTTTGGTGCCCTCAAG GGAGCGTTGGATGGTGGTCTTGATATCCCCCATAGTGAGAAGAGGTTTGCTGGTTATGGAAAAGAAAGTAAGCAGTTCGATGCTGGAGTTCACCACAAGTATATCTATGGTGGGCATGTTGCTGCGTATATGAGG ACCTTGATGGAAGATGAACCTGAGAAGTACCAGTCTCACTTCAGTGAATATATCAAAAGAGAGATTGAACCTGATGACATAGAGGAGTTGTACAAGAAAGTTCATGCTGCCATTCGTGCTGAACCCTCCTTGAAGAAGGTTGAGAAACAACCTCCCAAGCAGCACAAGAG GTACAACTTGAAGAAGCTTACTTATGAGGAACGGAAGGCCAAGCTGATTGAGAGACTGAATGCATTAAACTCAGCTGAagctgatgatgatgaggatgatgagtag
- the LOC109005827 gene encoding protein IQ-DOMAIN 14-like, which translates to MGKKGSWFSAIKRVFVHHSKEKLVNDQEKKSTKEKKKGFGNLRHGESNSFIPLFKEPSSIEKIFGDFEKEQQKVTFRPPTPPEQPNASPFVPPISPRVASPRLASPRIASPRLASPRVASPRAASPQSVRQKEISHRPEPTLNHHASATKIQATYRGYMARKSFRALKGLVRLQGVVKGQNVKRQTMSAMKYMQLLVRVQSQIQTRRVQMLENQARHQAQTRNDKEVEGTFDKWSQASEAGNHDDWDDSSLTKEQREARLQKKVEAVAKRERAMAYAYSHQLWKASPKSGQTPLKDIRSGGFSRWWNWLERQLPPANPPESHAMKNFQLTPPRPHSELKPSPLPQSSDYKQHDFGFDNMDIATPKSSKSTIVMTGKQARTPPPNRTSLGNSSLSRYSRPRASGADSPFDLPFKDDDSLMSCPPFSVPNYMAPTFSAKAKVRAGSNPKERFPGTPGSESNRRISSPLTQGIGSLKWNKGSLFSNKDSSSPRMLDKNQSLQSIGNLSVDSTVSLPAGVGRKPFNRFV; encoded by the exons ATGGGAAAGAAAGGCAGTTGGTTTTCTGCGATCAAGAGGGTGTTTGTTCACCATTCTAAGGAAAAACTAGTCAAT GACCAAGAGAAGAAAagcacaaaagaaaagaagaagggtTTTGGAAATCTAAGGCATGGGGAGTCCAATTCATTTATTCCTCTATTCAAAGAGCCAAGCAGCATTGAGAAaatttttggtgattttgaaaaagagcAACAAAAAGTAACTTTTAGGCCTCCCACGCCTCCTGAGCAACCAAATGCATCCCCGTTTGTGCCTCCTATTTCTCCAAGGGTTGCCTCTCCTAGGCTTGCTTCTCCAAGGATTGCCTCTCCTAGGCTTGCTTCTCCAAGGGTTGCTTCCCCTAGAGCTGCTTCTCCTCAGAGTGTTCGTCAAAAGGAGATTAGCCACAGACCAGAACCAACACTAAACCACCATGCTTCAGCGACTAAGATCCAAGCAACCTATAGAGGTTATATG GCAAGGAAAAGCTTTAGAGCATTAAAGGGCCTGGTGAGGCTTCAGGGAGTTGTGAAGGGACAGAATGTAAAGCGTCAGACGATGAGCGCCATGAAATACATGCAACTCTTGGTGCGTGTTCAATCTCAGATTCAGACACGGAGGGTCCAGATGTTAGAAAACCAAGCTCGGCATCAAGCTCAAACCAGGAATGATAAAGAAGTGGAGGGTACCTTTGACAAATGGAGCCAGGCA TCTGAGGCAGGTAACCATGATGACTGGGATGATAGCTCGCTAACAAAGGAGCAGAGAGAGGCAAGATTGCAGAAAAAGGTTGAGGCAGTTGCTAAGAGAGAAAGAGCCATGGCCTATGCATATTCACACCAG TTGTGGAAAGCCTCTCCTAAATCAGGTCAAACACCTCTAAAGGATATCAGATCTGGGGGATTTTCACGGTGGTGGAACTGGTTAGAACGTCAGCTGCCTCCAGCAAATCCACCCGAAAGCCATGCAATGAAGAATTTTCAACTTACACCTCCAAGACCGCATTCAGAGCTGAAGCCAAGCCCACTTCCCCAATCAAGTGATTACAAGCAACATGATTTTGGGTTTGATAATATGGATATTGCCACACCAAAATCCTCAAAATCAACTATAGTCATGACAGGAAAACAGGCTCGAACCCCACCTCCTAATAGAACCTCACTAGGCAACAGCAGCTTGTCAAGGTATTCAAGACCAAGAGCTAGTGGAGCCGATTCCCCTTTTGATCTGCCATTTAAGGATGATGACAGCCTCATGAGCTGCCCACCATTTTCAGTTCCAAACTACATGGCTCCAACATTTTCAGCCAAAGCCAAAGTAAGGGCTGGTAGTAACCCCAAGGAAAGGTTTCCAGGGACTCCGGGCAGTGAGTCTAACAGGCGAATTTCATCACCTTTGACACAAGGCATAGGGTCTTTGAAGTGGAACAAGGGCTCCTTGTTCTCTAACAAGGATTCTAGCTCCCCAAGAATGTTAGACAAAAACCAGTCACTCCAGTCAATAGGGAATTTGAGTGTGGATTCAACAGTTTCTTTACCTGCTGGGGTTGGAAGGAAGCCATTTAACCGATTTGTGTGA